In Synechococcus sp. UW69, the following are encoded in one genomic region:
- a CDS encoding exo-alpha-sialidase: MVPPFSSFDQAEDRFKDMAWGQVLVTPFELGAWALLEPMGEQNHAPQLCWIRPDLLGCVWMAGTGEGTAGMSVFLSLLGSEGGCWSEPQKISKDVERSEQNPLLFVSDRCLHLIHSAQLVRNPADRSNLEASSSFSMQWTAVLRHQRLALEGLDPADPGTWLAEAWSPPADLFDDPAFCRNPPYPLENGNWLLPIYRSLEAGGAFGHDHSEMVRLDSSGQCLDQPFGIPESTGRVHGSVVASRDGKELLQFFRSRLADQIYRSVSTDDGVTWSAPVPTLLPNNNSSIQACRLESGRLAMIFNRFGLAPDPAASGEQQEWGEARWPRTRWPLSIAISDDDGLHWPWIRDIDTGFGFCGPMNWDLNGQLAYPTLIEGRPGELHVAYSWAGRQAIRYVTLRELEVIGYALDASAFGSF, encoded by the coding sequence ATGGTGCCTCCTTTTTCGTCGTTCGATCAGGCTGAGGATCGATTTAAAGACATGGCATGGGGCCAGGTTCTCGTCACACCCTTTGAACTAGGGGCCTGGGCTCTTTTGGAGCCGATGGGAGAACAAAACCATGCTCCCCAGTTGTGTTGGATCCGTCCTGACTTGCTGGGCTGTGTCTGGATGGCAGGCACCGGTGAGGGGACCGCTGGGATGTCGGTGTTTTTGTCCTTACTTGGCTCAGAGGGTGGTTGTTGGTCGGAACCGCAGAAGATTTCCAAAGATGTGGAACGGTCGGAGCAGAACCCCTTGCTGTTCGTCTCCGATAGGTGTCTGCATCTGATTCATTCCGCCCAGTTGGTTCGTAATCCGGCGGATCGCTCCAATCTCGAGGCATCCAGCAGCTTTTCCATGCAGTGGACGGCCGTCCTCCGGCATCAGCGCCTAGCGCTGGAGGGTCTTGATCCTGCCGATCCTGGGACCTGGTTGGCTGAGGCATGGTCGCCCCCTGCTGATCTGTTCGACGATCCGGCGTTCTGCCGTAATCCCCCTTATCCGTTAGAGAACGGCAACTGGTTGTTGCCGATTTACCGCAGTCTCGAAGCAGGCGGGGCCTTTGGTCATGATCACAGTGAGATGGTGCGTTTGGATTCGTCCGGTCAATGTCTTGACCAGCCCTTTGGCATTCCAGAAAGCACCGGCAGGGTGCATGGCTCAGTGGTTGCGTCGAGGGATGGAAAGGAATTGCTCCAGTTTTTTCGCAGTCGCCTCGCTGATCAGATCTACCGGAGTGTGAGCACGGACGACGGGGTCACCTGGTCGGCGCCGGTACCCACACTGCTGCCCAACAACAACAGCTCCATCCAGGCCTGTCGGTTGGAGAGTGGGCGATTGGCGATGATTTTCAATCGCTTTGGATTGGCGCCGGATCCTGCTGCATCTGGGGAGCAGCAGGAGTGGGGAGAGGCCCGTTGGCCCCGCACCCGATGGCCGTTGTCGATCGCCATCAGCGATGACGATGGCCTTCATTGGCCATGGATCCGAGATATCGATACGGGTTTTGGATTCTGTGGTCCGATGAATTGGGATCTCAATGGACAACTGGCCTACCCAACCCTGATTGAGGGGCGGCCTGGGGAGCTCCATGTGGCTTATTCCTGGGCGGGTCGCCAGGCCATTCGCTACGTCACTCTGCGTGAACTGGAGGTGATCGGGTATGCCCTTGACGCCTCAGCCTTTGGCTCGTTCTGA
- the psb34 gene encoding photosystem II assembly protein Psb34, protein MSVTTEDGGRLNAFAKEPRMEVMDVATSNSRNRSSMMMLVTGGLLVAGMVAVTVAIS, encoded by the coding sequence ATGTCGGTCACCACGGAAGACGGCGGTCGCCTCAATGCATTCGCCAAGGAGCCACGCATGGAGGTGATGGATGTTGCCACCAGCAACAGCCGCAACCGCAGCTCGATGATGATGCTGGTGACCGGTGGATTGCTCGTGGCCGGCATGGTGGCAGTGACCGTCGCCATCAGCTGA
- the rpmI gene encoding 50S ribosomal protein L35 gives MPKLKTRKAAAKRFKATGTGKFLRRRAFRNHLLDHKTPKQKRHLATKAVVDRTDEERVTLMMPYA, from the coding sequence ATGCCCAAGCTGAAGACCCGCAAAGCTGCCGCGAAGCGGTTCAAAGCAACCGGCACTGGCAAATTTCTGCGTCGTCGCGCTTTCCGGAACCACCTGCTGGACCACAAAACCCCTAAGCAGAAGCGTCATCTGGCCACCAAGGCTGTGGTGGATCGCACCGATGAAGAGCGCGTGACTCTGATGATGCCCTACGCCTGA
- a CDS encoding SpoIID/LytB domain-containing protein: MIRFLTLTLLLCMGLGCKAREDVATQSPAAVEPAAVEPIQLPTHRSIADPPPIEGPEPVLWVALEDHLGAAATAAPLNLRAFSGSLTLRDATGEQRSGSDFAITWRSVPLGTPFPLARRIAGPYASFESADRVASRWRALGVEAEVAHPGEWEVWAPEGAPVPEGLAVRDWQGTLTSTVEPVLQTPEGGRTLQGPVSIEASDGLFWAGGRFQGPFRLQRDAYGSWSLVEQVPVERYLEGVVPHEIGAGSPMAALQAQTVLARTWALANSHRFSIDGYHLCSDTQCQVYSDPRHAGGAVREAIAATQGKLLSLNNQPISAVYHATNGGIMAAGPEAWAMQPTTYLRPKPDGDEGWSSRHPLPLQQRQAVLALLADRSGAYGQQHPRFRWTRTLSGQSLRQALGAAAEPLASPLQLQVLERGASGRVLALQIAGSGDASPVTLRLDAIRRTLRTLPSTLFVLEPQGAERWLVLGGGFGHGAGLSQAGAIDLAWRGWPVERILRHYYPGTVYGPLSTVVQSP, translated from the coding sequence ATGATTCGGTTCCTGACTCTCACATTGCTTCTTTGTATGGGTCTGGGCTGCAAGGCCCGTGAAGACGTTGCAACTCAGTCACCCGCCGCGGTCGAGCCTGCTGCCGTTGAACCGATTCAGCTCCCCACCCACCGCTCCATCGCTGACCCACCGCCGATTGAGGGCCCTGAACCGGTGCTCTGGGTGGCGTTGGAGGACCACCTGGGTGCCGCTGCAACAGCGGCGCCGCTGAATCTCCGTGCCTTCTCAGGATCGCTCACCCTTCGGGATGCAACGGGGGAGCAACGCAGCGGATCGGATTTTGCGATCACCTGGCGAAGCGTGCCCTTGGGCACTCCGTTTCCGTTGGCCCGCCGGATTGCAGGCCCCTACGCCAGCTTTGAATCGGCGGATCGTGTCGCCTCCCGTTGGCGTGCTTTGGGAGTTGAAGCGGAGGTCGCCCATCCCGGGGAATGGGAGGTCTGGGCGCCAGAAGGGGCCCCGGTTCCAGAGGGTCTCGCTGTGCGCGATTGGCAAGGCACGCTCACCAGCACCGTCGAACCGGTATTGCAAACGCCGGAGGGGGGACGCACGTTGCAGGGTCCTGTTTCGATTGAGGCGTCCGATGGACTGTTCTGGGCAGGTGGACGCTTTCAGGGTCCCTTCCGCTTGCAACGGGATGCTTACGGCAGTTGGTCCCTGGTGGAGCAAGTGCCGGTGGAGCGTTATCTGGAGGGGGTGGTTCCCCATGAGATCGGTGCCGGTTCACCGATGGCGGCGTTGCAGGCCCAGACCGTTTTGGCGCGCACCTGGGCCTTGGCGAATAGCCATCGCTTCAGCATCGATGGCTATCACCTCTGCAGTGACACCCAGTGCCAGGTTTATAGCGATCCCCGCCATGCGGGAGGTGCTGTGCGCGAAGCGATTGCGGCCACCCAGGGAAAGTTGCTCAGCCTGAATAACCAACCGATCAGTGCGGTGTATCACGCCACCAATGGCGGGATCATGGCCGCCGGCCCGGAAGCCTGGGCCATGCAGCCCACCACCTACCTGCGTCCGAAACCGGATGGGGATGAGGGCTGGAGCAGTCGTCATCCCTTGCCGCTGCAGCAGCGCCAGGCGGTGCTGGCGTTGCTGGCGGATCGCTCCGGGGCCTATGGCCAGCAGCACCCCCGCTTCCGCTGGACCCGAACCCTCTCTGGTCAGAGTCTGCGTCAGGCCCTCGGAGCAGCGGCAGAACCGCTGGCTTCTCCCTTGCAGCTGCAGGTTCTGGAGCGGGGTGCCAGCGGCCGTGTGCTGGCGTTGCAGATTGCCGGCAGCGGCGATGCCTCACCGGTCACCCTCAGGTTGGATGCCATCCGTCGCACTCTCCGGACACTTCCCAGCACCCTGTTTGTGCTGGAGCCTCAGGGGGCAGAACGCTGGCTGGTGCTGGGCGGTGGCTTCGGCCATGGGGCCGGTTTGTCGCAGGCGGGAGCGATCGATCTGGCCTGGCGGGGCTGGCCTGTGGAGCGGATCCTGCGCCATTACTACCCAGGGACTGTCTACGGCCCGCTCTCAACAGTTGTGCAGTCCCCTTAA
- a CDS encoding glycosyltransferase family 1 protein produces the protein MKVAFFTETFLPKVDGIVTRLTKTVKHLVEAGDEVVVFCPEGCPDEYMGARLIGVPAMPLPLYPELKLALPRPAVSEAIDDFQPDLIHVVNPAVLGLGGIWLAKNKNIPLVASYHTHLPKYLEYYGLGMLEPLLWEMLKAAHNQALLNLCTSTAMVKELSDKGIQHTDLWQRGVDTELFRPELRSSELRQRLLGGHDDRGALLLYVGRLSAEKQIERIRPVLEALPEARLALVGDGPHRQQLEKHFEGTATTFVGYLAGEELAGAYASGDAFLFPSSTETLGLVLLEAMAAGCPVVGANRGGIPDIITDGVNGCLYEPDGADGGAASLIEATRRLLGNDLERQALRNAAREEAERWGWAGATEQLRTYYRSVLSTAQLTAA, from the coding sequence TTGAAAGTCGCCTTCTTCACCGAAACCTTCCTGCCGAAGGTCGATGGCATCGTCACCCGTCTCACCAAAACGGTGAAGCATCTGGTGGAAGCCGGCGATGAGGTGGTGGTCTTCTGCCCGGAAGGTTGTCCGGATGAGTACATGGGAGCGCGGCTGATCGGCGTTCCGGCGATGCCGCTTCCTCTCTATCCCGAACTCAAACTGGCGTTACCTCGCCCAGCAGTGTCGGAAGCGATAGATGACTTTCAACCCGATCTGATCCATGTGGTGAATCCAGCAGTGCTGGGCCTCGGTGGCATCTGGCTCGCCAAGAACAAAAACATTCCCCTCGTCGCCAGTTATCACACCCACCTGCCCAAATATCTGGAGTATTACGGCTTGGGGATGCTGGAGCCGCTCCTGTGGGAAATGCTCAAGGCCGCCCACAACCAAGCCCTGCTGAACCTATGCACCTCCACCGCCATGGTGAAGGAACTGAGTGACAAGGGCATTCAGCACACCGATCTCTGGCAACGGGGTGTGGACACGGAGCTGTTCCGTCCCGAACTGCGCAGTTCGGAACTGCGCCAACGGCTTCTGGGTGGCCATGACGATCGCGGTGCCCTGCTGCTCTATGTGGGCCGCTTGTCAGCGGAAAAGCAGATCGAACGGATCCGACCGGTGCTGGAAGCCCTTCCCGAGGCACGCCTCGCCCTGGTTGGGGATGGTCCCCACCGCCAGCAACTCGAAAAACACTTCGAAGGAACCGCCACCACCTTCGTCGGTTATCTCGCCGGGGAAGAACTGGCCGGGGCCTACGCCAGCGGCGATGCGTTTCTGTTCCCCTCCAGCACGGAGACATTGGGCCTGGTGCTGCTGGAAGCCATGGCCGCCGGTTGTCCCGTGGTCGGCGCCAACCGTGGCGGAATCCCCGACATCATTACCGACGGCGTCAACGGCTGCCTGTATGAGCCCGACGGAGCGGATGGCGGCGCGGCCAGTCTGATCGAAGCCACCCGTCGCCTGCTGGGCAACGATCTAGAACGCCAGGCCCTGCGCAATGCAGCCCGTGAAGAAGCGGAGCGCTGGGGCTGGGCTGGTGCCACCGAGCAACTGCGGACTTACTACCGCAGTGTGCTGTCAACAGCCCAACTCACCGCTGCCTAA
- a CDS encoding glycosyltransferase family 2 protein produces the protein MSSNATSGDHRRVKSAAFLFACGCAGAAPHWLDPARSLWPAISLALMLGGYGLRSVMRGQLTRGAADAVPAMDPGQLPSLDVVVAARDEESVVQRLVERLTSLRYPSGQLTTWVIDDGSVDRTPELLDNLAAEHPGLNVIHRQRNAGGGKSGALNTALNRLSGDWLLVLDADAQLQEDLLERLVPYALDGGWSAVQLRKAVIDADRNWLTRSQAMEMALDAVIQSGRLANGGVAELRGNGQLIKRSVLEASGGFNEDTVTDDLDLSFRLLTHGALVGLLWDPPVQEEAVPGLQALWKQRQRWAEGGLQRFFDYWPVLTSAQLSVRQRWDLAAFFLLQYGLPVVAFADLSTALITRSFPVYWPLSLVAFSISGLAYWRGCRSGSEGPSIPTAGLANLLVAIAYLGHWFVVIPWVTVRMSLLPKRLVWAKTSHGQDNPIQV, from the coding sequence ATGAGCTCGAACGCCACCTCTGGTGATCACCGACGGGTGAAGTCGGCCGCGTTCCTGTTCGCTTGTGGATGCGCTGGTGCAGCTCCCCATTGGCTTGACCCAGCCCGCTCGCTCTGGCCTGCCATCAGTCTTGCTCTGATGCTTGGTGGGTATGGCTTGCGTTCCGTGATGCGTGGGCAGCTGACACGTGGTGCAGCGGATGCCGTCCCGGCAATGGATCCGGGGCAGCTTCCCAGCCTGGATGTGGTGGTGGCCGCCCGGGACGAAGAATCTGTGGTGCAGCGTTTGGTGGAACGCCTCACATCGCTGCGCTATCCATCAGGGCAACTCACCACTTGGGTGATCGACGACGGCAGTGTGGATCGCACGCCTGAGTTGCTGGACAACCTGGCTGCCGAGCACCCGGGACTCAATGTCATCCATCGCCAGCGCAATGCCGGTGGTGGCAAGTCGGGTGCTCTCAACACCGCCTTGAATCGCCTGAGTGGCGACTGGCTGCTGGTGCTTGATGCTGATGCCCAATTGCAGGAGGACCTGCTCGAGCGCCTTGTGCCCTACGCGCTCGATGGTGGCTGGTCAGCGGTGCAGCTGCGCAAGGCCGTGATTGATGCAGATCGCAACTGGCTGACCCGATCCCAGGCGATGGAGATGGCTCTGGATGCGGTGATCCAGTCGGGGCGTCTGGCTAATGGAGGTGTGGCAGAGCTGCGGGGGAACGGCCAGCTGATCAAGCGCTCGGTGCTGGAGGCCAGCGGCGGTTTCAATGAAGACACCGTGACCGATGACCTTGATCTCAGCTTCCGCCTGTTGACCCATGGGGCCTTGGTAGGACTGCTGTGGGACCCCCCGGTTCAGGAAGAGGCGGTCCCCGGTCTCCAGGCCTTGTGGAAGCAACGGCAACGCTGGGCGGAAGGAGGATTGCAGCGTTTCTTCGATTACTGGCCGGTGTTGACGTCGGCCCAGCTCAGTGTTCGCCAGCGCTGGGATCTGGCAGCTTTTTTCCTGCTCCAGTACGGCCTGCCGGTGGTGGCCTTCGCTGATCTGAGCACAGCTCTGATCACGCGGAGCTTTCCGGTCTACTGGCCCTTGTCGTTGGTGGCCTTCAGCATTTCGGGTCTGGCCTATTGGCGTGGCTGTCGCAGCGGCAGCGAGGGTCCGTCGATTCCAACCGCTGGCCTGGCGAATCTCCTGGTGGCCATTGCCTACCTCGGCCACTGGTTTGTGGTGATTCCCTGGGTGACCGTGCGGATGTCACTGCTCCCCAAACGCCTGGTCTGGGCCAAAACCAGCCATGGTCAGGACAATCCTATTCAGGTCTAA
- a CDS encoding NAD-dependent epimerase/dehydratase family protein encodes MKVLVLGGDGFCGWPCAVNLADQGHEVLIVDNLSRRKIDIDLEVESLTPIVSIGERLKAWEETGGKPMRFVHMDIAHEYQRLLDLLLEERPDSVVHFAEQRAAPYSMKSSATKRYTVDNNVNGTHNLLAAIVESGQEIHVVHLGTMGVYGYGSHRGATIPEGYLKVEVPQPDGSRFEEEILHPASPGSVYHMTKTLDQLLFLYYNKNDKVRITDLHQGIVWGTNTDATDRDPRLTNRFDYDGDYGTVLNRFLMQAAIGYPLTVHGTGGQTRAFIHIRDSVRCVQLALENPPEDGERVKIFNQMTESHQVGELAKKVAALTGAQVNNLPNPRNEAVENDLIVDNRCFIELGLNPTTLDDGLLKEVVEIATRYADRCDRNRILCTSAWTKTQAQAIGSAS; translated from the coding sequence GTGAAAGTTCTCGTTCTCGGCGGTGACGGCTTCTGCGGCTGGCCCTGTGCGGTGAACCTGGCGGATCAGGGCCACGAGGTTCTGATCGTCGACAACCTCAGCCGTCGCAAGATCGATATCGACCTTGAAGTTGAGTCGCTGACGCCAATCGTGAGCATCGGTGAGCGCCTTAAAGCCTGGGAAGAAACCGGCGGCAAGCCGATGCGCTTTGTCCACATGGACATCGCCCACGAGTACCAACGCCTGCTGGATCTACTGCTGGAAGAACGGCCAGATTCTGTGGTCCACTTCGCGGAACAACGGGCCGCGCCTTACTCCATGAAGAGCAGCGCCACCAAGCGCTACACCGTTGATAACAACGTCAACGGCACCCATAACCTGCTGGCCGCCATCGTTGAAAGCGGTCAAGAAATTCATGTGGTGCACCTCGGCACCATGGGCGTCTATGGCTATGGCTCCCACCGCGGCGCCACCATCCCTGAGGGCTACCTGAAGGTGGAAGTGCCCCAGCCCGACGGCAGCCGCTTCGAGGAGGAGATCCTCCACCCGGCAAGCCCCGGCAGCGTCTATCACATGACCAAGACGCTCGATCAGCTGCTGTTCCTCTACTACAACAAAAACGACAAGGTCCGCATCACCGACCTGCACCAGGGCATCGTCTGGGGAACCAACACCGACGCGACCGACCGCGACCCGCGGCTGACCAATCGCTTCGATTACGACGGTGACTACGGCACCGTGCTGAACCGCTTCCTGATGCAAGCCGCCATCGGCTATCCGCTCACCGTTCACGGCACCGGAGGCCAGACGCGCGCTTTCATCCACATCCGCGATTCCGTGCGCTGCGTCCAGCTGGCGCTGGAGAACCCTCCTGAAGATGGCGAGCGGGTGAAGATCTTCAACCAGATGACCGAAAGCCATCAGGTGGGCGAATTGGCCAAGAAGGTGGCTGCTCTCACTGGTGCTCAGGTGAACAACCTGCCCAACCCCCGCAACGAGGCTGTAGAGAACGATCTGATCGTTGACAACCGCTGTTTCATCGAGCTGGGCCTCAACCCCACCACCCTCGACGACGGTTTGCTGAAGGAAGTGGTGGAGATCGCAACCCGCTACGCCGACCGTTGCGATCGCAACCGCATCCTCTGCACATCCGCCTGGACCAAAACTCAAGCCCAGGCCATCGGCTCCGCATCCTGA
- a CDS encoding sulfotransferase, translated as MAWDWLRPKPGRIFLIGHNKCGTRSFHKLLRKNGYSSIHYDKGRLARRIQANFTFSKPLLDGVDGYCGYTDMELCGEFYAYRLFPLLDLQYPGSCFIYNTRDVSRWVDSRMNHRKGKYASAYLDRMRRAFDDPSLTLEDLRQHWEEAWQRHDLDLKRYFAGRSNFFAFNISVPSEQADLCRFLRRRGYRIRGKVLPHAGARTSA; from the coding sequence ATGGCGTGGGATTGGTTGCGGCCCAAGCCGGGTCGCATTTTTTTGATTGGTCACAACAAGTGCGGCACGCGGTCGTTCCACAAGCTTTTGCGGAAGAACGGCTACAGCTCCATCCACTACGACAAGGGGCGCCTGGCCCGTCGGATTCAGGCCAACTTCACCTTTTCCAAGCCTCTGCTGGATGGCGTGGATGGCTACTGCGGATACACCGATATGGAGCTCTGTGGTGAGTTCTACGCCTACCGCCTGTTCCCCCTGTTGGACCTGCAGTACCCAGGCTCCTGCTTCATTTACAACACGCGTGATGTGAGCCGCTGGGTCGACTCACGCATGAATCACCGCAAGGGCAAGTACGCCAGTGCCTACTTAGATCGGATGCGTCGGGCCTTCGACGATCCCTCCTTGACGCTGGAGGACTTGCGCCAGCACTGGGAAGAGGCTTGGCAGCGCCATGATCTCGACCTGAAGCGTTATTTCGCCGGACGCAGCAACTTTTTCGCCTTCAACATCAGCGTGCCCTCGGAGCAGGCTGACCTCTGCCGTTTTCTGCGGCGTCGTGGTTATCGGATCCGCGGCAAGGTGTTGCCCCATGCCGGGGCGCGAACCTCTGCATAA
- the mrdA gene encoding penicillin-binding protein 2: protein MTRSAQQRQTGLRQQPLVLLTLVLLFCSAMVGRLVWMQLLEGSRFRELADENRIRLVPRSPIRGRLLDRKGRVLATSKLTYSLYLEPRLVRDADWPDLRDRLARLLNLKPDLLDQRREKGLDRDGYRTTLALDLKPEQVLRFREQALGLRGAQVDVDILRAYPHGTLAAHALGYTQPITENEFEILAEKDYKIRDRIGRTGVEAAYESHLRGKWGGQMLEVNAMGEVQRNLGDRPSEAGEDLVLTLDLDLQRVAEQALADKPGGAVVALEAATGAVLALASRPSFDPNFFSKLITTQKEYDALFSNPKKPLLSRAMNPYDPGSTWKPVTAMAGMESGKFPPDTKLHTTACITYGGHCFPDHNGAGFGHIGYADALRFSSNTFFYQVGVGVGSKALKQAADQLGFQQKTGIEIGWEESVGLVGDEDWAARGRGWTDPGTSPWIPEDMASASIGQSVVQITPLQLARAYAVFANGGWLVTPHLAAGDINWMSPEHRSKVAIHPSTLQTIREGLRKVVEAGTGAGLNGPGIPPAAGKTGTAEDSTGGPDHAWFGCFAPYPDGKIVVVAFAQNTPGGGSVHALPMAKKVLAEWERTRQR, encoded by the coding sequence ATGACCCGTTCCGCACAGCAGCGGCAGACTGGTCTGCGTCAGCAACCCCTCGTTCTGCTGACGCTGGTGTTGCTGTTCTGCAGCGCCATGGTCGGTCGCTTGGTCTGGATGCAGCTGCTGGAGGGGTCGCGCTTCCGCGAATTGGCGGATGAAAACCGGATCCGTCTCGTGCCCCGCTCGCCCATCCGCGGTCGCTTGCTCGATCGCAAAGGGCGGGTGCTGGCCACAAGCAAGCTCACCTATTCCCTGTACCTCGAGCCGCGTCTAGTCAGAGATGCCGACTGGCCTGATCTGCGTGATCGCCTGGCACGGTTGCTCAATTTGAAGCCTGATCTGCTGGATCAGCGCCGTGAGAAGGGTCTGGATCGGGATGGTTACCGCACCACCTTGGCCCTGGATCTCAAGCCGGAACAGGTGCTGCGGTTCCGGGAACAGGCCTTGGGACTGCGGGGCGCCCAGGTGGATGTCGACATCCTGCGGGCCTATCCCCATGGAACCCTGGCGGCCCACGCCCTCGGTTACACCCAGCCGATCACGGAAAACGAATTCGAGATCTTGGCGGAGAAGGACTACAAGATCCGTGACCGCATTGGTCGCACTGGAGTTGAAGCGGCCTACGAGAGCCATCTGCGTGGCAAGTGGGGCGGTCAGATGTTGGAGGTGAATGCCATGGGAGAGGTGCAGCGCAACCTGGGCGATCGACCCTCCGAAGCGGGAGAGGATCTGGTGCTCACCCTCGACCTGGATCTGCAGCGCGTGGCGGAGCAGGCTCTGGCGGATAAGCCCGGTGGCGCTGTGGTGGCGCTTGAGGCCGCGACGGGTGCGGTGCTGGCCCTGGCTAGTCGTCCCAGTTTTGATCCGAACTTTTTCTCCAAGCTGATCACCACCCAGAAGGAGTACGACGCCCTCTTCTCCAATCCGAAGAAACCGTTGCTCTCCAGGGCCATGAATCCCTATGACCCCGGCAGCACCTGGAAGCCGGTGACGGCGATGGCCGGTATGGAGTCCGGCAAATTCCCGCCCGACACCAAGTTGCACACCACGGCCTGCATCACCTACGGCGGCCACTGCTTCCCGGATCACAACGGGGCTGGGTTCGGCCACATCGGGTATGCCGATGCCCTGCGCTTTTCCAGCAACACCTTCTTCTATCAAGTGGGGGTTGGGGTTGGCTCCAAGGCCCTGAAACAAGCGGCTGATCAGCTCGGCTTTCAGCAGAAGACCGGCATTGAGATCGGTTGGGAAGAGAGCGTCGGGCTGGTTGGGGATGAAGACTGGGCGGCTCGAGGCCGCGGCTGGACTGATCCCGGCACCAGCCCCTGGATCCCTGAGGACATGGCCAGCGCCTCCATCGGTCAGTCAGTGGTGCAGATCACACCCCTGCAACTGGCCCGTGCTTACGCCGTGTTCGCTAACGGCGGCTGGCTCGTGACACCGCACCTTGCGGCCGGTGACATCAACTGGATGAGCCCCGAGCATCGCTCCAAGGTGGCGATTCATCCGTCCACGTTGCAGACGATCCGTGAGGGGTTGCGCAAAGTGGTGGAGGCCGGAACCGGTGCCGGCCTCAATGGTCCTGGCATTCCTCCGGCGGCCGGCAAAACTGGAACGGCGGAGGACAGCACTGGAGGCCCTGATCACGCCTGGTTCGGCTGCTTTGCCCCCTATCCGGACGGCAAGATTGTGGTGGTGGCCTTTGCCCAGAACACCCCTGGCGGTGGATCCGTTCACGCCCTGCCGATGGCCAAGAAGGTGCTGGCTGAGTGGGAGAGGACCCGTCAGCGTTAG
- a CDS encoding thiazole synthase: MDLPSPSCDPLTIGGRQFNSRLFTGTGKYPSMALMKQSIERSGCDMVTVAVRRVQAVAAGHEGLMEAIDWNRIWMLPNTAGCTDAEEAVRVARLGRELAKLAGQDENSFVKLEVIPDTRHLLPDPIGTLQAAERLVKEGFTVLPYINADPLLAKRLEEVGCATVMPLGSPIGSGQGLNNAANIGLIIENARVPVVVDAGIGVPSEAAQALEMGADAVLVNSAIAMAGDPPAMAEAMGQAVLAGRTAHRSGRLPRRDQASASSPTTGIVQSAP; this comes from the coding sequence ATGGATTTGCCCTCCCCCTCATGCGACCCCCTCACCATTGGCGGGCGTCAGTTCAACAGCCGTCTGTTCACGGGCACCGGCAAATATCCATCAATGGCCTTGATGAAGCAGAGCATCGAGCGATCCGGCTGCGACATGGTCACGGTGGCTGTTCGACGGGTTCAGGCTGTGGCCGCAGGCCATGAGGGCCTGATGGAAGCCATCGATTGGAACCGAATCTGGATGCTGCCCAACACCGCGGGCTGCACCGATGCGGAGGAAGCGGTGCGTGTCGCCAGGCTTGGACGGGAACTGGCCAAGCTGGCGGGGCAGGACGAGAACAGCTTCGTCAAGCTGGAGGTCATTCCCGACACTCGGCATCTTCTGCCCGATCCGATCGGCACCTTGCAAGCCGCAGAGCGCCTGGTGAAGGAAGGCTTCACGGTGCTGCCTTACATCAATGCGGATCCCTTGCTCGCCAAACGCCTGGAGGAGGTCGGGTGCGCCACGGTGATGCCCCTGGGCTCTCCGATCGGCTCGGGCCAGGGCCTCAACAACGCCGCAAACATCGGATTGATCATCGAAAACGCCCGTGTTCCAGTGGTGGTTGACGCAGGCATTGGCGTGCCCAGCGAAGCGGCGCAGGCCCTGGAGATGGGAGCCGATGCCGTCCTGGTCAACAGCGCTATCGCCATGGCCGGCGACCCCCCAGCGATGGCCGAGGCCATGGGTCAGGCAGTGCTCGCCGGGCGGACCGCCCACCGCTCCGGACGCTTGCCGCGGCGGGACCAGGCCTCCGCCAGCTCACCGACCACAGGCATCGTGCAGTCGGCACCATGA
- the rplT gene encoding 50S ribosomal protein L20 — translation MARVKRGNVARKRRNKILRLARGFRGGNGTLFRTANQRVMKALCNAYRDRRRRKRDFRRLWIARINAAARLNGVSYSRLMGGLKKADVRLNRKMLAQLAVVDPGSFTNVVAAAKS, via the coding sequence ATGGCCCGCGTCAAGAGAGGCAACGTCGCCCGTAAACGCCGCAACAAGATTCTGCGGCTGGCCCGTGGCTTCCGTGGTGGCAACGGAACTCTGTTCCGCACAGCAAACCAGCGGGTGATGAAAGCCCTCTGCAATGCCTATCGAGATCGTCGTCGTCGCAAGCGCGACTTCCGTCGCCTCTGGATTGCCCGTATCAACGCAGCCGCTCGGTTGAATGGCGTGAGCTACAGCCGGCTGATGGGCGGACTCAAGAAGGCGGATGTGCGCCTGAACCGCAAGATGCTGGCTCAGCTAGCGGTCGTTGACCCCGGCAGCTTCACCAACGTGGTGGCTGCAGCCAAGAGCTGA